From Procambarus clarkii isolate CNS0578487 chromosome 73, FALCON_Pclarkii_2.0, whole genome shotgun sequence, one genomic window encodes:
- the LOC138356617 gene encoding tigger transposable element-derived protein 7-like, giving the protein MGHREKQMEYVSTITLESAESSLVQHRTIGMAIRFEELKVAASKLAIQLGIKDFSASDGWVGRFKARHNISNTKKISGEASSADPTNVDSFKAKLNEYIVSNNLRKYQVYNADETGFMWRAVPSTSLTSRMQENIPGRKISKERLSVLLCANADASHRTKCAVVGKSKNPRALKNIMQALPINKCGIKASEVKALLLLDNAPAHPISKLISRDGRIKCMALPPNTTSLIQPMDQGVILAAKRMYQTAMLEDVLVVLPSEEDELTGKDTRAQRTLENLKKYTIREAIFHWARLWNKVKETTLTNSWKKLLTERPRCEAAVSDSEFEGFENEANDFEGFEETIRTMLLQAGQGVQVNDINEWLENDYDPGYELLTEEQIAQSVLGNDSDDSDDSDDDSDDVGEALPRGVGYQKRLEQVEELIEYSIKSKHEVIGNFYVHLTALKQCLKTLARENQIQTKIDKFMISTVREKSSSTSDAAPVDAELPSTSRGASASNECSTSHAAPADAEFPSTSRGTSASNECSTSHVAPADAEFPPSRDKSSTNDIKYD; this is encoded by the exons CACCGCACAATTGGCATGGCAATAAGATTTGAAGAGCTTAAAGTTGCAGCAAGTAAACTTGCCATTCAATTAGGTATAAAAGATTTCAGTGCAAGTGATGGGTGGGTTGGAAGATTTAAGGCTCGGCATAACATTTCAAACACCAAAAAAATTTCTGGTGAGGCGTCAAGTGCTGATCCCACTAATGTTGATTCATTCAAGGCTAAATTAAACGAGTACATTGTCAGTAATAATTTAAGGAAATATCAAGTATATAATGCTGATGAGACTGGGTTTATGTGGCGAGCTGTACCAAGTACATCCTTAACCAGTAGGATGCAGGAAAATATTCCTGGACGAAAGATAAGCAAGGAACGGCTCTCAGTCTTGCTTTGTGCTAATGCTGATGCCTCTCACAGGACAAAATGTGCCGTGGTAGGCAAGTCTAAAAATCCTCGAGccttaaaaaatataatgcaggcattacct atcaacaaatgtggaataaaggccagtgaggttaaggcattgttgctgctagataatgctcctgctcatcccatTAGCAAGTTAATTTCAAGGGATGGCAGAATAAAATGCATGGCACTTCCACCAAACACAACATCCTTGATCCAGCCCATGGACCAAGGTGTTATCCTTGCTGCTAAACGTATGTACCAAACAGCAATGCTTGAAGATGTTTTAGTTGTTTTACCTAGCGAGGAAGATGAATTGACAGGAAAGGATACAAGGGCTCAAAGAACACTAGAAAATCTAAAAAAGTACACAATCAGGGAAGCAATATTCCACTGGGCTAGGCTTTGGAATAAAGTGAAAGAAACCACACTAACAAATTCATGGAAGAAACTGTTAACAGAGAGGCCTAGATGTGAAGCAGCAGTATCTGATAGTGAATTCGAAGGTTTTGAAAATGAAGCCAATGATTTTGAAGGGTTTGAAGAAACGATCCGAACAATGTTGCTCCAAGCTGGTcagggtgtacaagtgaatgatatcAATGAATGGTTAGAAAATGATTACGATCCTGGTTATGAATTGTTAACTGAAGAACAGATTGCGCAAAGTGTTCTCGGAAATGACTCTGATGACTCTGATGACTCTGATGATGACTCGGACGATGTTGGTGAGGCTCTGCCTAGAGGTGTCGGATATCAGAAAAGATTGGAACAAGTTGAGGAACTCATTGAATATTCAATAAAAAGTAAACATGAGGTTATTGGAAATTTTTATGTACACCTTACAGCCTTAAAGCAATGTCTCAAAACGTTAGCcagagaaaatcagattcagacaaaaatagataaattcatgatttcaacgGTTCGTGAAAAATCTTCGTCGACAAGCGATGCTGCACCCGTCGATGCTGAATTACCATCGACAAGTCGTGGAGCATCCGCCAGCAAtgaatgctctacaagccatgctgcacccgccgatgctgaattcccatcgacaagtcgtggaacatccgccagcaacgaatgctctacaagccatgttgcacccgccgatgctgaattcccaccaAGTCGTGACAAGTCATCCACTaacgatataaaatatgattga